A stretch of the Cryptosporangium minutisporangium genome encodes the following:
- a CDS encoding PPK2 family polyphosphate kinase: MAGLRELLMVGPGGLRLAEVDPRSTPGLPEQRVVGDDPKQWSKTQVTAISEELNAYQERLYASAKEGATNRRVLLVLQSMDCGGKDGAVRNVTQRMSPAGMKAVSFGPPDQEERRHDFLWRVRRALPPVGHVGIFNRSHYEDVLIARVHDLVGEDVWSQRYDLINDFEAEQAAEGLTLVKVMLHISKDEQKKRLLARLDDQSKHWKYDPGDLDDRARWDDYQRAYEDAINRCNTAAAPWYVVPADRKWYRNWAVATLLRDAFAAINPQYPEPKFDVTAERAKLLAADG; this comes from the coding sequence ATGGCTGGTCTGCGTGAGCTGCTGATGGTTGGGCCGGGCGGTCTCCGGCTCGCGGAGGTCGACCCGCGCAGCACCCCGGGCCTACCGGAGCAGCGGGTAGTCGGTGACGACCCGAAGCAATGGTCGAAGACCCAGGTGACCGCCATCTCCGAGGAGCTCAACGCCTACCAGGAGCGGCTCTACGCCTCAGCGAAGGAAGGCGCTACCAATCGGCGGGTGTTGCTGGTGCTGCAATCCATGGACTGCGGCGGCAAAGACGGCGCCGTCCGTAACGTCACCCAGCGCATGAGCCCGGCGGGAATGAAAGCCGTCAGCTTCGGCCCGCCCGACCAAGAGGAGCGCCGCCACGATTTCCTCTGGCGCGTCCGGAGAGCGCTGCCCCCCGTCGGCCACGTCGGTATTTTCAACCGGTCGCACTACGAGGACGTACTCATCGCGCGAGTGCACGACCTGGTCGGCGAGGACGTGTGGTCGCAGCGTTACGACCTGATCAACGATTTCGAGGCCGAGCAAGCAGCCGAGGGGCTGACCCTGGTGAAGGTCATGCTGCACATCTCCAAGGACGAGCAGAAGAAGCGTCTGCTGGCTCGGCTGGACGACCAGAGCAAGCACTGGAAGTACGACCCGGGTGACCTCGACGACCGGGCCCGCTGGGACGACTACCAGCGCGCGTACGAAGACGCGATCAACCGGTGCAACACCGCCGCCGCGCCCTGGTACGTGGTGCCCGCCGACCGCAAGTGGTACCGCAACTGGGCGGTCGCCACCCTGCTGCGCGACGCCTTCGCCGCGATCAACCCACAATATCCGGAGCCGAAGTTCGACGTGACCGCCGAACGCGCCAAGCTCCTCGCCGCCGACGGATGA